The Stenotrophomonas maltophilia sequence GGTCAAGCCCGGCATGGCGGTGACCATGGACTTCCGCCAGGATCGCGTGACCGTGCAGGTGGATGCGCAGAACCGTATCGAGCGCGCCAGCTGCGGTTGATCGCCCCAGGGTAGTGCCGGCCGCTGGCCGGCACCCCACATTGCCGGCCCGCGGCCGGCACTACCGATCAGAGGCGCTCGGCCTTGCCACTGGCCAGTGCGCGCGCGATCACCTGCTGTGCCTGCTGCGATGCCTGCGCATGCACACGCGCCTGGCGCTCGCCCAACGCGGCCTGCTGGCTGCCCAGTGCCGCCTGACGGCTGGCCAGTTCAGACTGCTGGCTGGCCAGGCGCTGCATGTCACGGGTGCGGCCGGATTGCGCGGCCTCGCTGCGGGCTTCCTGCATCGCACGACGTGCCTCGGCGGCAGCCTCGCGTGCAGCCTCTCGCGCAACGGCCACATCGCGGGTCGCACCGCGCGCTGCCTTCGCCGCTTCCGCAGCCGCCTCACGGTTGATGTCATGGGCGGCCATCGCATTGCGTGCTGCCTCGGCGGCGGCCAGTGCGATGCGGCGCGCCTCTTCACCCTGCAGACGCCCCATCTCACCCATCTGCTTGCCGAGGTCGCTCTGCTGGCGGCCCAGCGCACTCTGCTGGCGGCCCAGTTCGCTCTGCTGGCGACCGAGGTCCGCCGCACCGGCATAGGCGCGCTGCAGCGACTGGATCAACATCGGGTCGCGCACCACGTAACGCTTGTCACCCTGACGGAACCACAGTGCGGGGCCCTTGCCGAGCTGCCTGCGGGCCACCGTCACGTCGTCCATGCCTCCGTTGGCGAAGGTCGAATCACCATCGACCAGCACGAAGGCCTCCCGGGGCGACTTGCCCAGATCGAGGCGACCGTAGGTCGTGATGGAGGTCGTGGTGGTCGTGCCGTCATGGTCCTCATCCATGCCAGCGGCATCGTCGACGTAGGCCACGTCGGCATCGTCAGGACCGGACGGTTCTTCCATATCGGCTGGTTCGGCGGGCGGTGCGGGAGCCACCGGCACGGCCGGAACGCGCGCGGCCGAGGGCGGTGCGGGCGGTGCTTCCGGGGCCTTCGGCGGCGGCGGCACCACGGCCTTCGGGGCGGCCGGTGGTGCGGGCGGAGCCGGCGGCACTGGCGCTGCGACCAGTCGCATCGGCGCCACGCCCACCACCACCACCACAGCGGTCAGCGCCATCGCCAGGATGCGCGGGCAGGACCGGTGCGACTGCAGCGAGAGCAGGCGACGCTTGAGACTGGTGGTGCTCGGTGCGGCGCTGGCCACGCCCAGATGCGGCTGCGGGGCCACGCCCAGCTGCAGCAACAGGCGGCCATAGGCCTGGCGGCTGGCGCCGTGCTGGCCGACCACCGCCGCATCCACGGCTTCCTCGCGGGCCTGGGCGTATTCGCGCACCGACAGGCGCAACAGCGGGTGGAAGAAGAACAGGTGCTGGGCCAGTGCGGGCAGCAGGCCCCATTGCAGGTCACGCCGCTGCAGGTGCTGCAGTTCGTGGGTCAGTGCGAGGTCCAGCGCGTCACCCTGCAGGGCATTGTCGCCGGCCGGCAGCAGCAGCACCGGGCGGAACGGCCCGACCAGCTGCGGCGAGTCCACCTGCGTGCTCATCCAAAGCCGCGGTGCAGGGCGCACGCCGTGCGCATCGGAGGCCAGCTGCAGGGCCTGCACCAGCGCCTCGTCCTCGCAGGGATAGGCGGCGGCCAGCAGCGCGCGGCAACGGCGCCACTCACCGAAGGTTCGCACGGCCATCAGCAGCACGCCGGACGCCCACAGCGCGGCCAGTGCAACGGCCCACCACGCCACCGACGGCACGTCCGCTGCAGGCATCGGCATCGTCGCCAGCAGCTGCGCCGAGGCCTCCGGCGCCAGCGGATAGACCAGATCGGCGGCAACGTCGGTGGCGGTCATCGCCACGGCCTGGGGGGCCGGCAGCCAGGCCAACTGCAACGGCTGGCTCCAGAACAGGCCGAGCACGGCCTGCAGCGACACCAGCCACCACAGGCGGCAGCGGGTAGCCGCCGACAGCGACGGCAGCGCGCGGCACAGGCCGTATACCAGGGCCACCAGCAGCACGGTCTGCAGGCTGGTCCAGCCCAGCCGTTCCAACATCGGGATCAGCATCGTGGTGTCCATGGCTCAGCCCTCGTGGCGACGCGATTGGAGTTGGGCGACCAGCGCTTCCAGCTCGGCCAGCTCGTTGTCGCTGACCTGCTGGCGCTGCGACAGGTAGGCCACGAACGGCGACACCGAGCCCTGCAGGGTGTTGTCGACAAACTGGGCCACGGCACCCTGCAGCACGCTCTGCGGGCCACGGGTGGCCTGGTAGCGGTAGACGCCGTCCTGCTGCTGGCGCTGAAGATACCCCTTCGCCCGCAGCCGCTCCATCATCGTCAGCACGGTGGAACGGGCCAGGCCACGGGCCTCCCCGTAGCCATTGGCGACTTCGCCGACGCTGGCCGGCGCATGTTCATCGATGTACTGCAGCAGGGCCAGCTCCTGGTCCCCGATCGTCTTGCCACGCATGACACCACTCCCTTGACTACACGTGTCGCCACTGTCTGCGTGACGACAACTGTAGTCAACCCCCCGGAAGTCATGGGCCGACGAACGGTAGGGCGGTGGTCGCCTCCCTCAGTACTCCACCCGGTACCCGATCGAGAAGGTCCGCCCCGCCGCCGGCAGGCTGGACATCTTTCCGTAGGTCGCCTCGGCCTGCTGGCCATAGACCGTGCGGTAGTCACGATCGGCCAGGTTGTAGACGCCCACGCTGAAACGACCTCCGGCCAGCGGTACTTCGCCGATCAGGTCGAACACCGCATAGCCGTGGATCTTCGCGGCCGGGGTTGCGCGGATGCTCGGGCTGATCGCAGCAGCCGGTGCATCACGCCAGGCGCGATCGGTCCCACCGACGACCTGCCCCTGCAGTCGCAGCAGGCTGTCGTTGGCGAAGCGCCACTGCCCATGCATACCCGCCTTCAAGGGTGAAACGCGGAACGCATTGAGCTCACGCCAGCGTCCGGCAGCGTCGCGGTACTGGCCACGGGTGCTGGCAAGGCTGGCGCCCAGCTCCAGCGGTGCGGTCGGCGTGTAACGCAGGTTGGCCTCCACGCCCCACACCCGCTCGTCGGTGTCGGCCACCGACACGCTGTAGTCGCGGTTGAACTGCACGGTCTTGTCCGAGCGGTTGTAGAACGCGGTCACTGCGCTCTGCAGCAATGCATCGCTGCGGCGCCAGCCCAGCTCGTAGCTGTCGACCTTGATCGGGCCGATATTGCGGCTGTCGATGACGAAGGTTGCCGGTACATCGCGCAGCATGCGCTGGGTGTCGGGCAGGCTGAAGCCCTGCGAGACGTTGGCGAACAGCTGTTGCGATGCATCCAGCCGGTACACCACGCCGGCATTGAACAGGGTCTGCGAGTGGCGCACGCGGCCACCCTGCAGCAAGCGCGGCTGGTACCCGGCAACGGCATCGGCGGTGATCGCTTCGGTGTAGGGAAGCGAGTCTTCTACGCGGTTGCGCAGGATCTGGTGGCGCACGCCGGCCTGCACGCTGAAGCGCTCACCCAGCGAATGATCGGCCTGCAGGAACAGGCCGGTGGTATCCACGCGCACGTCCGGCCCCATCGCGTACTGCGCGGTGGGCTGGTAGTCGAGACCATTGCTGGCGATGAAGCGGTTGATGTCATACATCTGCCCGCGCTGGCGATCCTGCTCGCGTTCATGGTCCACGCCATACGACAGCTGCAGGCTGCGGCCACCGACCTGGAAATCCTTGTGCAGCGCGCTGCGCAGGCCCCAGACATCAATGTCGGTGTTGGACTGCATCGCCACATAGGCGAAGCCACCACGCAGCGCCGGGTGCACCAGGGTCGACACCGACGGGAACCAGCGCCCCTGCTCGTTGCGGTAATAGGCTTCCACGCTCAGTTCCTGCCCACCCGGCAGGTCGCGGTTGCGATACTGCACATTCACTCCCTGGTGCCGGGTCCGCGGCTGCGCCTCCAGCTGCAGGCCGGGCAGCGCCTGGTGGTTGGGCGTGAATGCAGGGTTGAACAGCGCGGCCAGGCGCGGGCCATAGTCGGGGCCATGATCACTGTCCTGCTGATCGTCGAACCAGCGTACGCCGACGCTCAACCGCTGGCTGTCCGTCGGGGTCCAGTCCAGGCGTGCATTGAGTTCGCGGGTCTCGGTGTCCTGCCGATCGGTCTGCGCGATCTCCGGGCCGATGCGGCGGCCATGCGCATCCAGCGATGCGCCCTGCCGGCCATAGGCGAAGCCGAACGCGCCACTGAACTGATCGCCGCGCACGGTCATGGTCTGCGCGGCGTTCCAGGCCAGCGTGTCACTGGACAGATGCGAGGGACTGCGCAGGCCGAACTGGCTGGCCAGCTGCACCGGCTGCTCGCCGGGCTGCAGGGTGATGATGTTGATGATGCCGCCACTGGCACCGGCGCCATACAGCGCGGTGGCGCCGGAGATCACCTCGATGCGCTCGATCATGGTCGGCGAGATGCTGTTGAGCTGGCGCGACCCATCGCGTGCGCCGGTCAACGGCACGCCATCGATCATCACCTGCACGCTGCGGCCACGCATGGTCATGCCGTAGTTGCTGGTGGTACCGCTGGCCGGCGCCAGCGACGGCACCAGCTGGCCGAGGATGTCGGCGGTGCTGCGCCCGGCGGTGATCTGCTGGGCAATCTGTTCGTGCTCGATGGCATACACGGTGCCGGCGATCTCAGCCACGCTGCGTGCGCCTCGCACGGCGGTGACACTCACCGCATCCAGTTGCCGGGTGCCGGCCGTAGCAGACGCATTCTGCGCCGCCAGCTGGCCACTGATGGCCATCGCCAGCACAGCCAGCGGAAGGGTTGCTGCGGTATGCCGCATGGTGTCCTCGTTGCGTATCAGGGGGAGTTCGTGGGTGCTGCGAAGCGGCGCATCAGCGGCCGGCACAACAGCAGTCCAAGCGCCGAAACCGTGGCCAGCGCGATGTAGTAGGTGGGGTAGCCCATGCCCTTGGCGAGGAAGCCGGACAATGCGCCGCCGATGAAATTGACCAGCAGCTCGAAGCACACCAGCAGGGTGAAGTCGGTGCCGGCCTGCGCACGCGAGCTGACCCGCATGAACAAGGCATACAGGCTGGTCATCGCCACATAGCGCAGCGCCAGAAGAGCGATCACCAGCGCGCCCAGGCCAAGCCGCGAGGTCGCAAGCGCGCCGCTGTACAGCATCAATGCCAGCAGCACGTACAGCGCCGTGCGCCACCAGCCGGCATGCATCAACAGCTGCTCGGCCCGGTGCTGCTTTAGCAGCCAGGCTGCGCCCACGGCTGCCAGCATGCCGGTGCCGGCACCGCCCACCGAGATCAGCAACCCGATCTCGGTCAGGCTGAACTGCTGGTCGACCAGCAGCGGGTTGATCATCGCCATGGCCGGCGCTTCCACCAACCGGTAAAGCACGATCAGCAGCAGCGCCCAGCGCAGTTCGCGACGGCGCAGCGCGCGCAGGATGCTCGGCCGCGGCGCGTCGGGCCTGGCCGGCGTTTCATTGATCTGCTGCACTGCCAGCAGGGTCAGTGCGCTCATCGCGGCCAGGCTCAGCAGGGCCACGCTCCAGCCGCGGGTTTCATACAGCCACAGCACGCCGGCGCCACCAATCATGCTGCCCAGGGCCACGCCCACGCTCTGCGCCATGCTGCCCAACCGGTGCTCGGCCGGCGCCAGCGCCTCCACGGTGTAGCCGTCGATGGCGATGTCCTGGGTGGCGGCAATGCTCGAGATCCACATGCCGACCAGCACGAACACGACCAGGCCATGATCCAGGCCAGTGAACGCCAGCACCAGGATGCCGGCCAGCAGCAACAGTTGCGTCAGCCACAGCCAGCTGCGGCGGCGGCCGAGGGCGGGCAGGTGCCAACGGTCCACCAGCGGTGCCCACAGGAACTTCAGCGCCCACGGCAGGTACAGCAGCGACAGCATGCCGATCCAGCGCAGGTCCACGCCCTGGCTGCGCAGGATGGCGGGCACCGCCACGTTGTAGAAATACAGGGGCAGCGCGTGCGCCATGTACAGCGCGACAATCACCCCCAGGCCGAATGGCGAAGCGGCGGCGCGCTCAGTGCGCATCGGCCTGCTCCAGGTGCTCGCCAATCCAGCGCATGCCCGCGCCGGCATCGGCGGTGACGAAGTAAGGCACGGCCCAGGCCGCGTGCAGCGCCGGGGTGTCCAGCCGCTGCCGCTCGGCGGCATCGCTGGCGATGCGTACCAGGCCCCGGCAGTACTGCCGGAAGGCGGCCTTGTACTGCTTGTACCAGACCGCCTGCAGGGCACGGTAATCGTCGCAGAAGGTGGCACCGGGCGCGGTGCTGGCAATGAAGTAGAAGGGACGGTGGGCCTCGATCAGCGCCTGCACGCGGTCCAGCCAGTACCGGATCTGGTCCGCATCCACCGCGCCATGGAAGACGGCACGCAGCACCACCGCCTCGTTGATCACCAGACCCATTGCCATCGACCTTCTTGCTGAACAGGGGAAAGGGGCAGTGGCCCAGCCCCGCAAATGAGAATAATTTGCAATACGATTGCAAGTTTAGGCGCGACGAAAGAAAATTTAGGCACGACAGCATTCGTGGGTGCCTTGCATGCAGGTCTATTCCTGCGCCGAACTGATGAGCGCCGCCCACGCGCTGGGCGGCCGGGTCGACTTTGAATCGGGCCTTCCCGATGCGCTGCCGGTGCTGGCCGGCTGGCAGCAGGTGCAGTCGATGGACAGCGGTCTGGTGCTCTATCTCAGCCGCAGCCAGGACATGGTCGGCGGCCGCAGCCAGAACTGCCTGCCTGCGGGGCTCACCGCCAGTTTCCTGCTGCAGGGACAGGCCGAAGTGGTCATCGCCAACCAGCGCCTGCAGATGGACAGCCGCCGGGCCGGGAGCCCGGCGATGCTGGTCCACCTTCGCGAGGAGGAAGCGTTCCAGCGCCACTGGCAGGCGGGTCGTGAGGAAACCAAGGTCAGCCTGCACCTCAGCCGGGACTGGCTGTCGCGCCAGCTCGATGGCATTGCCTCGGCCGGTCTCAGCCGCCTGCGGCTGAGCCACGCGCGCAACCAGGCGTGGCAGCCGCCTGCGCCGCTGCTGCGGCGAGCTGCTGCCTTGTTCGGGACGGAAGCGGCGGAGCCGCCTCTGCTGGCCAGCCTGCAGCGCGAGAGTTTTGCGCTGGAGGTCGCAGCCAGCGTTGTCCGTTCCGTGGTCGCCGAGCGCGACGCACCTGGCCCCAGCACGCATCTGCGGCGTTGCGTGGACCAGTTGCAGCAGTGGCTGCAGAGCGGCGAGGCCGATGGCCTGACCATCAACCAGATGGCGCGCAGGCTGGGGACCAACGCCGTCGACCTGCAAAGCACCTTCCAGCAGCTGCACGGCAGCAGCATCGCGGCCTGGCTGCGTGCACTGCGCCTGCAACGGGCACACGATGCGCTGCTGCAGCGGCGGGTATCGGTGGACGTGGCGGCCAGCCTTGCCGGGTACGCCCATACCAGCAGCTTCAGTGCCGCGTTCAAGCGGCAGTTCGGACGGTCGCCCTCCCGCATCCGCTAGCCGCGTGCACGCCCTGCGTGCCAGCCCTGAACCTGACCGCGCGACGCAGGTTCCGCTTAAACCTTTTCCGCGCCCACTGCATCCGATCCTCGACGCCCGCCGGAATTCCGCATGTTCCGCCCAACGCTTCGAGTCGTGCTCATGCTCATCAGCGCCCTGCCGTTCGCCGCCCTGTCCTTGCCCGCCCCGCCCTTGCCGGCCGTGTCCGCCAGCCAGGACCAGGCCAACGACCAGACCCGCCGCCTGATCCGGCAGATCATGCGCGATGAGCGCATTCCCGGGCTGCAGATCGCAGTGGTCAAGGACGGCCAGATCGTGTTGTCCGAAGCCTACGGGCTGGCCAACGTAGAAAACGGCGTGCTCGCCTCGCGTGACACCCGCTTCCCGCTCAACTCCGCCACCAAGGCTTTTACCGGGGTGGCCATCGCACAACTGGCAGAACAGGGGCGATTGGATCTGGACGCGCCGGCCTCGCGCTACCTGGATGATCTTCCTGCTGCATGGAAGGACGTGCGCCTGCGCCAGCTGCTGGCCCACACCTCCGGCCTTCCGGACATCCTCGATGCGAAGGGACTGCTGGGTGGTGGTTCCGAAGCGCAGGCATGGACGGAGGTAACTGCGCGACCAGTCGAAGCCGCACCCGGGCAGCGCTTTGCCTACAACCAGACCAACTACGTGCTGCTGGCGCGGATCATCGCGCGGCAATCAGGCATGCCCTACGAGCGGTTCCTCGCCACCGCCCAGTTCAGCAGTGCACGCATGGCGCGCACCACCTTCGGTGACAGCTACGACCTGATTCCGGATGCCGCGACGATGTACAGCCTGGCGCCGCGCGCGACCGATGCGGCCGACACGCCACCACGTCTGTCGCACTGGTTCTACGACATACCGCCCTCACTGTGGGCCGGCGGCGGCATCCTCACCACCGCCGACGACACCGCACGCTGGCTGGTCGCGTTGACCGAAGGCCGCCTGCTGGGTGACGCCGCGCGTGCACGCATGTGGTCGGCCGAGCGCCTGGCCGACGGCCGCGCTGGTCCGTGGGCGGGCGGCTGGCCAGTGCTGCAGGCAGCGCCCGACCTGCAGGTGGCCGGCATCGGCGGCGCGCGCTCGGCGTTCGTGGTTTATCCCGGGCGCGGCGTGGCGGTGGTGGTGCTGACCAACCTGGTCGGCGCCAATCCGCAGCGCTTCATTCCACGTATCGCCGACTTCCATGCCAGTGCTGCCTCAGCGGCCGATGACAAAGCGGTCGCCCGTGCATGGCAGCAACGGTCCATCGTTGCACGGCCATAGCGCTGCAGGGAGGGTCTGCGTCACCTCGAAATGATCCTGGTTCCAGCGCAGGAATCCGGCGTGCACGGCGTTGCCATGGTCGAAGGTGCGTGCATCCTCGCCCAGCGGCTGTTCTGGATCAGCTTCGAGCACCCAGCGCAGCACCGGCACCTTGTCCAGCTGCCCGGTGAAAGCAAACAGTTCACCCGCGCCCTTGTCCTGGTAGGCCGCCAATGCCGTGGCATCCGGCAGGCTGGCCTGCGCCAGCAGTGCGTCGGTGACGTCCTGCAGCGGTCCGGTTCCCTCAGCGATATAGGCACGCATGCCGGTGGTGATGGCCGGGCAGCCCTTCAACTGCACCAGATAGCCGGTTTTCCCGCCACCGCCGGAGAACGAGCGCAACCAGTAGCGGAAGCGCGGTCCACTCTGGTCGGTCACCATGACGTCGGCCCCGCCCTGCTGCCCTGGAATCGAAACCACCAGCGCGTCGTGCGCGCCGGCGACGTCGCACTTCAACTGCTGCAGTACTCGAAGGGCGGGCTCGGGCAGCGCGCCGTGACGGCCTCCGGCATGCGCGCTGCCGGATGCTTCCGGCAACCCGGGCAGGCCACGATCAGGCGAAGAAGGTTGCACGGTTGGCGCCGCTGCGGGCGTGGCAACTGGGGCTGCAGCGGTGCGCTCCCCCGCGGGCGCACAGGCGCTGCAGGCCAGCAGCAACACCAACGGCAGACCGGACATCAATGGTAAACGGACCATCGATCAGCGCCCTCCCATTGCCGGCGCTTCCTGCTGCTGTGCAGCCGCAGGCGCCGGTGCCCCCTGTTCGCGCGCTTGCTGCTGCAGCTGGCGCAGGCTGGTTTCCACCGCAGTCTCGCGCACCTCGGCCGCATTGACACCTGCGCGCACTGCCGCGGGATCGCCCGGACTGCCCTGCACCAGGAAAAGTGTCTCGCCCGCAGCGCGGCCACCACTGGGATTGCTGGCCACGATCTGGTCGACCCGGGTGATGCCCGCGGCCTTCGCTTCGCGCAGCATCACCAGACTGTATTCATCGGCGTGCTCGGCGTAGCGTCCGCCCAAGGCCTGCAGGTGCGTGCTGATCTGCTGCTGCAGGGCATGGTCGCGATGCTGCGGCTGCCGGGGATCGTCGTTGGCCGCGAGCGGCGCGTCCTGTCCCAGCTCGCGCGACTGGCCCGGCGCAACCGAGGTCAGGACATACTGCCAACGGTTCTGCCCAGAGGTGCCGCGTACCGTCGCCACGAAGTCGTCGTACTCGCCGCCGCCGATGGTCTGGCAGCCCGCCGAATCGGTGTTGGACCGGCTGCCACGATGGATCTTGAAGGTGTCGTTGAGGTCCTGCACGCCCTGGGTATCGCGGGCATCGAACCAGCCATCACCATTGCTGTCGCGCTTCACCCGGCCAGCGCCGGCGGTGATGGCCGCCTGCGAAGGGCGCAACGCGAACTCATCGGGATGGCCGTTGCGCGGATGGGTGGTCGCGCGCATCTCGGTGGTGCCTTCGCCCAACCGTCCAAGATCCTTGACCCGGTCGCCGTTGACGTCCTCGCCCTCGGTCTTGGTGCGCGGTGCCACGTTGCCGAAGCCGGGGCTGCGTGGCGTGGTCTTGGCGTGACCGTCGTACTGGGCCGTCGGCTCTGTCGTGGCCTGGTTGAACTCGCGTACATGGCCGTGGCCCTGCGCATCCTTCCACAGCACCACGATGCGGTCGTCGTAGACACCACGCCCGCGCGCCTCGGTGGTGCGGTTCTCATCACGCAACCCCAGCACCACGCGATCCTGGGTGGCCATCGCATCGTTCGCCGCAGCGTTGCCGCGCTGGGCCACGATGCTGCCATACACGTCGTACTGCTGGGCCTGGCTCAGGCCCGCGGTCTCTGCTGCATCGGGCATGCGCGGAGGGCGCGTCGCCTCACCCAGGCGCTCCAGCATCGGGTTGACCGTGGCCGCATCCGCAGCGGATACGCCACCGCTCCGTCGCAGCGCCTCAAGCTCGGTGGCACCCCGCGCCGCGATGTAGCGATCCAGCGATTCCTGCACCACCGCACTCTGGCCGTTGTGAAGGGCCTCCAGGCGCGCGGCCGCGCCACGGGCGTCGTTCTGCCGCAACAGGGCGACGACTTCATCGGCCGCTGCGTTGATATCCATCTCCGGCATGATCTTTCCTTGAACGTGATCGGTGTGGGCGTCCAGCCTACCCCACCACACCGGCGCAGCCCTTGACACACGCCACACACCTGCGCAAAGCCCCATTCAGCAGATCCCACGCAACAGGGTTGTTCAGCCTCGCGGCCCACCCATCACCGGCAGGATCACCCCGCTGATGTAGCTGGCACAGACCGGCGAGGCCAGGAATACGTAGGCCGGCGACAGTTCTTCGGGTTGTGCGGGCCGGCCCATGTCACTGTCCTTGCCGAATTCAGCGACGTCCTGCGCCGCCTTGTCGGCGGGGTTCAACGGCGTCCACACCGGCCCAGGCGCCACGCAGTTGACGCGGATTCCGCGCGGCAGCAGCTGGCTGGCCAGCGCCTTGGTGAACGCATGGATCGCGCCCTTGGTGGCCGAGTAGTCGATCAGCGCCTTGCTGCCAAAAATGCCGGTTTCCGAACCGGTGTTGATGATGCTGGCGCCCTCGCCAAGATGCGGCAGCACCGCGCGCGCCATCTGGATGTAACCACCGATGTTGGTCTGCAGTGTTTCCTGCAGGTGCGCGTCTTCAAGGTCTTCCAGCCGCTCGCAATGCAGCTGGAACGCGGCGTTGTTGACCAGGATGTCGATGCCGCCGAACGCCTTGGCTACCTGCTTGACCGCCTTGTTGCAGAAGCGCGGATCACGCACATCACCGGCGATCACCACGCAGCGGCCGCCTTCGCGCTCCACGTGCTGGCGGGTGATGTCCGCGTCCTCGGCCTCGTCCAGGTGCAGTACCGCCACATCCGCGCCTTCGCGTGCGAACAGCACCGCCACCGCACGGCCGATGCCGGAATCGCCGCCAGTGATGATCGCGCGCATGCCCTGCAGCTTGCCGCTGCCGGTGTAATCGGGTGCGAGGAAACGCGGCGCCAGCTCCAGTTCGTGTTCATGCCCGGGCTTGGCCAGCTGCTGCGCCGGCATCGCCTCCGGCTGACGGCGTGCGCCTGCCTGGGTCGCAGTCTTCCTTGTGGCCTTCTTTGCCGCGCGCACATCCTTGGCCTTTTCCTGGTCCTGCAGGCGCCGCTGCCGGGCGGCGACGCGCGCTGCCCGTGGATCGCTGGCGGCCGCCTGGCGCGTTGCGGTCTTCACCACCCGCGGTCGAGCGGGGTCGGCTGCGGTCTTCGTCGCAGTGCTGCCTTTGCGCACCTTGGGCGAGGCTTTGCGGCGGACGGGGGTTTTCCTGGTGGTGGCCATGCAGGTCTCCTCGGAGTGGAAGGGGGTTGCCGGCCAGCGGCCGGCACTACCGGGCGCATGCGCCGCAGTACCGGGGGCGGCATCCGCCGCGCCTGCAGTGTCTCTGCCTATGCTGTTGGTGGCAGTGAGCGCACCGTGCCCACGATGTGCACGGTATTCATTCCGCCACCACGTGCGCCGTCGCACGCTGCACGCAACCACACAAGGAACGCCTCCATGAAACATGCCATCACCACCGCCGCCGTCTGCTTTGCCCTCGCGGCCTGCAGCAGCACACCCATGGCCCAGGTGCAGCCGATCGACGGCGTGATTTCCGGGCAGTGCCACAGCGACATGGTGCGCGGCGCACTCGGCCTGGCCGCTTCGGACGCCACCGTGGCGCGGGCACGCGTGGACAGCGACAGCCTGCACGTGCGGGTGCTGCGCCACGACGGCCCGCGGGTGCCACCGGCCCACGAAGGCGGCGACCGCCTGACCATCGAGAAGGGCCGCACCAACAACATCACCGCGATCTACTGCGGCTGAGCCTGCGCGCCCTGCGCAGCACGCGCAGGGTGGCCTGTTCCCACTGGCGCGGCCCGCGCAGGCCGGCCAGCTTGGCCAGTTCGCCGCGCTCCCAGCCGGCGAACACGCACGGGTCGATGTAGGCCTTGCGGCATACCGCAGGCGTGTTGCCCAGCAGCGCTGCCACCTCGCACACCACCGCACGCTGTGCCTGCGCCAGCGCGCGCTGGCTGGCCGGTTCCGGCAGCTCGGTGGCGGCAAACGCCTGCACCGCCGCCACGGTGCCGCCCCAGGTGCGGAAATCCTTGGCGGTGAAGTCCTCGC is a genomic window containing:
- a CDS encoding M56 family metallopeptidase, with product MDTTMLIPMLERLGWTSLQTVLLVALVYGLCRALPSLSAATRCRLWWLVSLQAVLGLFWSQPLQLAWLPAPQAVAMTATDVAADLVYPLAPEASAQLLATMPMPAADVPSVAWWAVALAALWASGVLLMAVRTFGEWRRCRALLAAAYPCEDEALVQALQLASDAHGVRPAPRLWMSTQVDSPQLVGPFRPVLLLPAGDNALQGDALDLALTHELQHLQRRDLQWGLLPALAQHLFFFHPLLRLSVREYAQAREEAVDAAVVGQHGASRQAYGRLLLQLGVAPQPHLGVASAAPSTTSLKRRLLSLQSHRSCPRILAMALTAVVVVVGVAPMRLVAAPVPPAPPAPPAAPKAVVPPPPKAPEAPPAPPSAARVPAVPVAPAPPAEPADMEEPSGPDDADVAYVDDAAGMDEDHDGTTTTTSITTYGRLDLGKSPREAFVLVDGDSTFANGGMDDVTVARRQLGKGPALWFRQGDKRYVVRDPMLIQSLQRAYAGAADLGRQQSELGRQQSALGRQQSDLGKQMGEMGRLQGEEARRIALAAAEAARNAMAAHDINREAAAEAAKAARGATRDVAVAREAAREAAAEARRAMQEARSEAAQSGRTRDMQRLASQQSELASRQAALGSQQAALGERQARVHAQASQQAQQVIARALASGKAERL
- a CDS encoding BlaI/MecI/CopY family transcriptional regulator, producing MRGKTIGDQELALLQYIDEHAPASVGEVANGYGEARGLARSTVLTMMERLRAKGYLQRQQQDGVYRYQATRGPQSVLQGAVAQFVDNTLQGSVSPFVAYLSQRQQVSDNELAELEALVAQLQSRRHEG
- a CDS encoding TonB-dependent receptor, whose amino-acid sequence is MRHTAATLPLAVLAMAISGQLAAQNASATAGTRQLDAVSVTAVRGARSVAEIAGTVYAIEHEQIAQQITAGRSTADILGQLVPSLAPASGTTSNYGMTMRGRSVQVMIDGVPLTGARDGSRQLNSISPTMIERIEVISGATALYGAGASGGIINIITLQPGEQPVQLASQFGLRSPSHLSSDTLAWNAAQTMTVRGDQFSGAFGFAYGRQGASLDAHGRRIGPEIAQTDRQDTETRELNARLDWTPTDSQRLSVGVRWFDDQQDSDHGPDYGPRLAALFNPAFTPNHQALPGLQLEAQPRTRHQGVNVQYRNRDLPGGQELSVEAYYRNEQGRWFPSVSTLVHPALRGGFAYVAMQSNTDIDVWGLRSALHKDFQVGGRSLQLSYGVDHEREQDRQRGQMYDINRFIASNGLDYQPTAQYAMGPDVRVDTTGLFLQADHSLGERFSVQAGVRHQILRNRVEDSLPYTEAITADAVAGYQPRLLQGGRVRHSQTLFNAGVVYRLDASQQLFANVSQGFSLPDTQRMLRDVPATFVIDSRNIGPIKVDSYELGWRRSDALLQSAVTAFYNRSDKTVQFNRDYSVSVADTDERVWGVEANLRYTPTAPLELGASLASTRGQYRDAAGRWRELNAFRVSPLKAGMHGQWRFANDSLLRLQGQVVGGTDRAWRDAPAAAISPSIRATPAAKIHGYAVFDLIGEVPLAGGRFSVGVYNLADRDYRTVYGQQAEATYGKMSSLPAAGRTFSIGYRVEY
- a CDS encoding MFS transporter, whose translation is MRTERAAASPFGLGVIVALYMAHALPLYFYNVAVPAILRSQGVDLRWIGMLSLLYLPWALKFLWAPLVDRWHLPALGRRRSWLWLTQLLLLAGILVLAFTGLDHGLVVFVLVGMWISSIAATQDIAIDGYTVEALAPAEHRLGSMAQSVGVALGSMIGGAGVLWLYETRGWSVALLSLAAMSALTLLAVQQINETPARPDAPRPSILRALRRRELRWALLLIVLYRLVEAPAMAMINPLLVDQQFSLTEIGLLISVGGAGTGMLAAVGAAWLLKQHRAEQLLMHAGWWRTALYVLLALMLYSGALATSRLGLGALVIALLALRYVAMTSLYALFMRVSSRAQAGTDFTLLVCFELLVNFIGGALSGFLAKGMGYPTYYIALATVSALGLLLCRPLMRRFAAPTNSP
- a CDS encoding helix-turn-helix transcriptional regulator; protein product: MQVYSCAELMSAAHALGGRVDFESGLPDALPVLAGWQQVQSMDSGLVLYLSRSQDMVGGRSQNCLPAGLTASFLLQGQAEVVIANQRLQMDSRRAGSPAMLVHLREEEAFQRHWQAGREETKVSLHLSRDWLSRQLDGIASAGLSRLRLSHARNQAWQPPAPLLRRAAALFGTEAAEPPLLASLQRESFALEVAASVVRSVVAERDAPGPSTHLRRCVDQLQQWLQSGEADGLTINQMARRLGTNAVDLQSTFQQLHGSSIAAWLRALRLQRAHDALLQRRVSVDVAASLAGYAHTSSFSAAFKRQFGRSPSRIR
- a CDS encoding serine hydrolase domain-containing protein, translated to MLISALPFAALSLPAPPLPAVSASQDQANDQTRRLIRQIMRDERIPGLQIAVVKDGQIVLSEAYGLANVENGVLASRDTRFPLNSATKAFTGVAIAQLAEQGRLDLDAPASRYLDDLPAAWKDVRLRQLLAHTSGLPDILDAKGLLGGGSEAQAWTEVTARPVEAAPGQRFAYNQTNYVLLARIIARQSGMPYERFLATAQFSSARMARTTFGDSYDLIPDAATMYSLAPRATDAADTPPRLSHWFYDIPPSLWAGGGILTTADDTARWLVALTEGRLLGDAARARMWSAERLADGRAGPWAGGWPVLQAAPDLQVAGIGGARSAFVVYPGRGVAVVVLTNLVGANPQRFIPRIADFHASAASAADDKAVARAWQQRSIVARP